From Zea mays cultivar B73 chromosome 3, Zm-B73-REFERENCE-NAM-5.0, whole genome shotgun sequence:
gcgggtaactgaagaccgccaatgaagccagtgaaaatcgattttcactggcagtcggcgtaataaaaccgccagtgaaaatcgattttcactggcggtcgacgtaataaaaccgccagtgcaaatcgtttccaggaaacataaaacagattttaaaaatagtaaaaaaatttattttattaagtCACAAGTCGCGGTATTTTTCGCGCAGCGGTTGTTAGTAATCGAACCGCTAATCTCATCTTCGCGCGTACCCTCCACTACCACTCCGTCTATAACATGatttgtgtctagtttgtagttgttttgtccacatattacaaccatttgagtgtaaattgcttatttgagaccctaaacgaattcaaataaaaaagttgtcaactacaaagttaaataacttttgaagttctacaacttttattttgacacttttttcatccgagttagtttgcaaaatttgaattttaaatttgacatacttagattcaagttttgagaaccgaaatgagttcaaataaaaaagttgccaactacaaagtttcataacttttagagatctacaacttttattttggtggttttgtcatacgaggtcgtttgaaaaactcgaaaaattaaggataaaaatgatttctagtggcggtttcttaagaaaaccgccactagaaatcgatttctacaggcggttccttaagaaagccGCGACTaaaaatcatggatttctactggcggttttcttaaggaaccgcctctAAAATACGATTTATATtgacggttttcttaagaaaccgccactaaaaatagcacagtcggtggataaccagatccgtctgtaaaaatatatcgtcccgcaggcgttgagcctttttctactagtgaaTAAAACACACATGTTTATATGGTCTCCATAGCAACGCACAGACACTTCACTAGTTGTATATTTTGCACAAGTAGGTTTTGCCCATGCAATAGTGATGTTGTTTGGCTACATTtaataaagaaaacaaaaaaaacaaCTAAAACGACAGTGAAATTTTCTAAAAACACTTCTTTATTCCCTTCAGAAACGAAAATAACCCAACAATACATCCTCTATGTTTCAACATATTTATGCAACATCTGCATAGAAATCATAAACTGTCATTCGGACTGCTATTGGAATCCGCACCGTCTTTGGGCCGTTGTACCAAGTAAGGCTACCAAACGTGTAGTCCCCTTGTAACCTCCAGAGAGGCGATAAGTTCACCTGAAACGTGGCAACTTTGTTTGTCGCGTTGAACACAAGAACAGACGGCTCAACATCGATCTTGACTCCAGCTGGGCTCTCTATTGCAGCGTGGTAGACTGCATCAGCCTCGCCTACATTTGTGACTGTTCTCGATACAATGATCGGCCGCCTCAGATCTGGAATGGAGATGGATGGCAGGTTCAAGTGATACCCAGGCAACGTTGTCGCGTTGCATCGCTGTATGGGTTTCCTGAAGCTGCACCTGAAGAACTTGTTGTAGTCATTAGGTTCAATGTCGTAAATGAGACCAGGATCAGCTGCCCTGTTCGGGTTTATGTGCCCTGCTCCGTAGTCGAACGGGTCAGCGATCTTTCTGGGCAATCCCTGTGCCAGTATTGGCATTCCACGTTCATCAGTTACAGATGCTTCAGCCATGCAAAAAAGGTGTTAGGTCAGATCATCAGACAAGCTTCACATGGATTAGAAGTTAGAACTCTAGTGTTCTGAATTATTCTGGTTGGCATGAACTAGTTACCTGTTGTCATGATGGCTGATTTCAGTGCAGCCGGGGACCAATTTGGGTGCAATGCTTTCAGCAGTGCTACGATGCCTGACACGTGTGGTGTTGCCATCGATGTCCCTGATTTAAATCCATATGCATCTTTCACCGCTGCTAAGATGCTGGCTCCAGGTGCTGCGATGTCAGGCTGTTAAGGAAGCAAAGACTGCAGTGAGATGACAGTGATATGGTTCGGTAGCTCGTGAAAGCTAAGCTTTCTTGTCTAGGTACCTTGATTACTTCAGGGTACTCGATGGATGGACCTCTTGAGGAAAGTTCTGCGATGGTTGGGGCCAGTGCCTCCTTACCAGTAATGGTGCGCGCTGGTTCGATCATGGCCACAGGAGAGCTGCTTAAACTAGAGAAGTCAGAGTTGTACGAGTAACAGTTAACTCATCGGGAAGGTCGAGAAGAATGCAATTCACCTTGCATCCGACATGTATCTGTCGATTTGAAGGGCGGTGGTCGAGTCCACAAGAACACATGCAATGCCTCTACAATCAGCTGTGGCATCGATTATATGCTTGGTGTATTCACCAAAGATAAGACCAGAGGCCCCGGCGTCCAGGACGTTTGTTAACGCGTCTAGGAAAGGCGCAAGCGGTGATTCAATGTCGGATGCACAGAGCACAACTCGGCCTCTCACTTCCGTGCCGTTCAAAGAGTCGGCGGTGCATCTACAACACAGAAACAGGGCGTGACTGATCAGCTTCGTAAATCTGCACGCAAATTAAGCAGCAAGGGAATGATCATACAAGCCTCCATGTACAAGAGGTTTGAAACTGCTTCCCGTCGAGTTCTTCCCATAGTAGTACAGGGATTGACCCTGCAAAATTAGCAGGTTTTGCTCAAGATCAGCAATAGGTATTATGAAGCCACATGCGGTCATCTGTTCGGTTCCGGTTTCGTACCACGATCTGTTGCTTGTTTCCCAGCGTTACAGTGGTCGGGAACGAACGATCAATCTGGCTCGCCGCCACGGTGAGGACCCAGGGAGCAGTGTTCCGGACTGTCTGCGACGCCGGCCCAGAGTTCCCCGCGGCGTACACGACGGCGATCCCCTTCTGGACGGCGTGCAGGGCGCCGAATGTGTTCTCAACGCCGACGAGGGAGAGTGACAGGACGTCTACCCCGTCGTGGATGGCGTCGTCGATGGCCGCGAGCAAAGTGGCGGTATTGCCCGTGCCAGCCCCACGGCCCCATAAGGCCTTGTACACCGCGATGCGGGCCCTGGGCGCGCCGCCGCGTGCCGTGCCCGCGGCAAGGCCGTAGAAGCTGACCGCCTCCACGACGGACCCTGCCGCGGTGGACGCCGTGTGTGTGCCGTGGCCGCTGGCGCCCCGAGGCGACAGGTAGTCGATCTCAAGATCTTCCTCGGCCACGCCCGCGCTGTAGAAGCGCGCGCCGATGATCTTGCGGCTGCAGTTGTTGCTGCCCCAGCCCTCTCCGACTTGGCACACGCCTTTCCACCGTGACGGTACAGGCCCGTACCCTTCGTCGCTGAAGCTCCTTGACTCTGGCCAGATACCTAATGCACCCATCATATAGCAGGATATATAAGGACAAGCCAGGACCATTAACCAAATTCATATAATGTCTGACAGAgatttgtttcaagtactacctaTGTCTAAACCTTAACCAATTTTATACACTAACATAGGTTACTAACCGGTGTCAATAACCCCGATGATTATGTCCTCCCCGTAGTTGCTTCTATGGAGAAGCTCACTGGGCATTTGGTAGTTCAGACCAAGAAAATCCCAGCTTCGAGTGGTCGTCGTCGTGTAACTTCTGCTTGGTTCCACACTGATGACTTTTGGAAACTCTGTTGGGTTAGCGACGGCAGAAAGGCGCGGTTAGTTTGTGCGGCTATAGCTCCTGCAAGGTCTTGTTGAGCGAGTCTACAGACGGAACGGAAACACCTGACCTGCAAGCTGCTTAGCTTGCTCTTCAGTAAGCAGTGCTGCGAAGCCCGAGAAGCCATGCTTGTAGTTGTGGATGATGGAGTCCAGAGTATCTTCCTTGCTGAAAGTTCAGGAGTTCCATGGATATACAACATTCGATCTCTTAGCGAGTAAAAAATCACCTAATACCTATGTAAATCTATGACAGTAAATAATGGAGAACTAAATATAGTTCATCGACCAATCGACAGAATTTAGCAAGTAAAAGGAAATTGGTGATCCATAGGGGTCAAATagtgtcatggaccttcggtccatggggatagctgtcttctccggcgaggttatacccctctgccgcaggcttggttctagggtagcagccctaggcgcttgagagggtcattgcaagggagagagattggtttgataatgatctttgcttgatttattccctgtTGCCATgtggcttataaatagccctatggctaaccaacttctcctacaaactctcaactaactcctactttcttggacttatctgctgctaaccaactctccacaattctctcatctcaatcttattctctagccttatcctagctcatctcaatcttgttctctagccttatcccagcctggctgttgcctctcgctccctatgatgcccatgacatctccccctcccttgaggaccagctcgtcctcgagctgccatagacttacctgacacgacttaaggttaagccttttacatctcggcttacctttattatttaagacgaaaatacaaaataattgtggaactaaaatataaatttgaactgTAGCTATGTCCTCCTGTCCTCCTGGATCCCAAGGAAAGAGCTGAACTGCGGACTTCACGTTGGATGAAAGGTGAAGGAGGAACCGGCCCGTTCTTATGTTGGGTCTGTCCAGCACCAAGGCAGTTGCCCGAATGAAGGAGACGACCCTCTTTGGCCGTGCAGGGGGATTGCATACCCAGATCTTGACTTCTGCAGGGGATTCAAAAAGTATAGACGAGACCTGGTGGTTGGGCGCGCAGGCTGCGAGTTGGTGCAGCGATGAGCTGATCAGCAAGTGCAGCTTCCGCACCGCCCGCCTAACAAGGAAGCCGCGCACTGCGGCTTGCAGGCGCACCACGGCCTGCTCATGTGATGACGGCCATGGGGTGGCCCTGGAGGCCACAGCAAGGTGCTTCTCCCCACGAAGGGACTGTACCTGGCGGCGTGCCAGGAACCCTCGCGCTGCCGCCTGAAGCCGCACCGCTGCTTGGagttccttctctgtcttctccttgtagcggtggaacatcacaacgaattgatcccacttctcttcgagccgagtgaatgcatctagagttggagagggcgggtgggagggcgttgcggcggcaaatggcgcggcggctggtggtggtgagggatgggcggctggtggtggtgaggataacctggagctgataccaggtgtcatggaccttcggtccatggggatagctgtcttctccggcgaggttatacccctctgccgcaggcttggttctagggtagcagccctaggcgcttgagagggtcattgcaagggagagagattggtttgataatgatctttgcttgatttattccctgtTGCCATgtggcttataaatagccctatggctaaccaacttctcctacaaactctcaactaactcctactttcttggacttatctgctgctaaccaactctccacaattctctcatctcaatcttattctctagccttatcctagctcatctcaatcttgttctctagccttatcccagcctggctgttgcctctcgctccctatgatgcccatgacaa
This genomic window contains:
- the LOC103651119 gene encoding subtilisin-like protease SBT3.5 codes for the protein MSNEAYIGKTKMALYSSMRAHLALLLCFCVLLSGVNGGSRKTYIVYLGDVKHEHPNDVIASHHDMLTAVLGSKEDTLDSIIHNYKHGFSGFAALLTEEQAKQLAEFPKVISVEPSRSYTTTTTRSWDFLGLNYQMPSELLHRSNYGEDIIIGVIDTGIWPESRSFSDEGYGPVPSRWKGVCQVGEGWGSNNCSRKIIGARFYSAGVAEEDLEIDYLSPRGASGHGTHTASTAAGSVVEAVSFYGLAAGTARGGAPRARIAVYKALWGRGAGTGNTATLLAAIDDAIHDGVDVLSLSLVGVENTFGALHAVQKGIAVVYAAGNSGPASQTVRNTAPWVLTVAASQIDRSFPTTVTLGNKQQIVGQSLYYYGKNSTGSSFKPLVHGGLCTADSLNGTEVRGRVVLCASDIESPLAPFLDALTNVLDAGASGLIFGEYTKHIIDATADCRGIACVLVDSTTALQIDRYMSDASSPVAMIEPARTITGKEALAPTIAELSSRGPSIEYPEVIKPDIAAPGASILAAVKDAYGFKSGTSMATPHVSGIVALLKALHPNWSPAALKSAIMTTASVTDERGMPILAQGLPRKIADPFDYGAGHINPNRAADPGLIYDIEPNDYNKFFRCSFRKPIQRCNATTLPGYHLNLPSISIPDLRRPIIVSRTVTNVGEADAVYHAAIESPAGVKIDVEPSVLVFNATNKVATFQVNLSPLWRLQGDYTFGSLTWYNGPKTVRIPIAVRMTVYDFYADVA